The following proteins are co-located in the Paralichthys olivaceus isolate ysfri-2021 chromosome 2, ASM2471397v2, whole genome shotgun sequence genome:
- the tasora gene encoding protein TASOR isoform X5: protein MDDSLARRPAARPRRLSAAAADSGANVSLQYGEVTEAIEVQPARETTVAADRPGAAAAAAAAGIVERRNSAPQVVHQRHMPMEPKKFHIPRKTKEKRALFRDVSTESREFEDMVNILTSSYFDTGSAGCFTYCKPRLVYSELLEKEFVEKRREMKMDGRTDTELEESYGFMLVDAPKVHQLCENGLCVSHSWITVLGNPSKGVYLSRYSDLLQINSFTPGATGEIIIFKVMKGKVKSIYENMKNVLDPTPRFDSHIFKNASKVTSLTSYRSFEFTQHYFYEYSFDELRQRPRQVCPYAVVSLLFKGKDTPLLRMNSQTTEGSKERAQFTVWTGDLVKGDQVLFQISLRSFSPPFLPHRLPEKLKIGCVMRLDQVTKLLPSSLFSYNLYNSSQEVVEDGHCCSLLEVIDRSRSTTNVTKLLQELEMKRVVLVSPLSERGFLFLLSSVQMASPPEREGNWKRCLQALFVFPESRDVAKSTSRRASSAHDASVSMSGATVMPHLSTFIPALHHALVKTRANPAPELSAGVERQAKEYLIGLKDGKVRQYPMGEYDSNQDEQEKHFPAPKHHKGNMDYYLRSYLHSPALYLLSVARARQVVEGHCGPEEPQQVRPRKSCAGQRESTGKEVTGSSREGHSNTKKLQQLVDLVLTCKRNAENEVKREEGGEGSLKGPGRKRRLEQQAAARALKFLKATQEPGRDSKIPVEGSQVSSSPDSLTSVIGSVGLRDVDLREDGSELAAKLLMLLTGLKQAAKGPVSQEEGQRESSPFDRLATKLGLPTNCDIDLRKQEELEEQTAGSVSSLEGFSPSSHSGEMNHRGGRGLGRGTVYGDDEEEEEIPWVLIPITGLSSDRYSQRERNIPKDPRFQHLSMTTSITTTTKPPGKSPALSPELSPPPSSLQCPSPRLSPPPFPTQCPSPDPSPPLSPSQCPSPEPSPSLSPSQCPSPELSPPTSPSQCPSLQPPLSPSQHTSPSPSLSRCHSPEPMQHIPLNKGDSGANEERLAPTASTEFKAGMSRDRREKPQETAKKNEEPSVFSAIQPTVPPAPERRTSPSPPLSVKEYAEGEMQEMVERDAVTRVEKVQKQREEKATECKRDGEEVVDVVGEVVGEKKQKGEVKEMVGGSLSSPSVSSPLTRPLRDIDSIVDKHLGNFSSEMQLLLQGESIHYSFPQSPHSTSNTETTAPQHTLPHSLSSQFSEYVSLYNSCPPVNDYVSSLKDGINSMLIKFGDIERSHNADTSRTNADNKLASSVSAFVASIRAANTKTGSDDEASAPSGELTAAHPSSSVSQTPALSRGGEVWQPDATRQFPDATSRRKSPTSNVTVSTPTSASVSVYKSTDPTHCHPPSDKLSQSHWKPQQSHTSEINRTGAQNIRLTQDRNFRITQCATDVEAGSSGTELNSNLTPPGSSGVSLSLLEPPLPAELVSTSASVSPFAPPTTALSSLINQLQPEVFSSLVKIIKDVKKKSLQFYLHSTEERDPLLEDIKKHLLKQGNMEKSPVAFLNHENPDNRLLVIIKNKDIAGHIHKIPNLVSLKRRPSVVFVGIDTLGDIRNNSYNELFVSGGCIVSDEMILNPDFISHGQLAELLLLLEQQSSLESVWKWKVHCKTHKKLKEQASFRREAANLLDLLSAYQKRQVVEFLPYHRCDMMNHQSPDLDCLIELQARYTQYRHTIFLTEHCHERLPAYTSGGIIVAGIEEILQDFTRVVGYHDIKDKQPAKDVLLATKGAWAERRLDLCSLTTVSERIMAANNSSNPCVELHNLVPLVIRELTGTRERDQPNPASIQDSSCTRLAPQAEMAVSQLHTSPLANSFKGRGGEEQGNSSVDPAPEQGLHRPERQENVVPNGQTDNYSKLIQLLGTLDESKSHSAQSVPPHHSTRLQLYNHQGRKFKNRQLLDPRVWKDIFYFRPGTVPKDQPYYHLGERYQELRATSTVVFASFARPCSTQWRVACGVTCYNHPEGPWCELQSGDGTQICILATLPVSDTP from the exons ATGGACGACAGCCTGGCCCGGAGGCCCGCAGCCCGGCCGAGGAGGCTGTCTGCTGCCGCCGCGGACTCcggagctaacgttagcctgcAATATGGCGAGGTGACCGAGGCGATCGAGGTGCAGCCCGCCAGAGAAACCACGGTGGCCGCGGACAGACCGggcgccgccgccgccgccgccgccgccgggATCGTGGAGAGGAGGAACTCGGCTCCGCAGGTGGTTCACCAGAGGCATATGCCGATGGAGCCGAAGAAGTTCCACATACCGAGGAAAACTAAGGAGAAGAGAG CTCTCTTCCGAGATGTCTCCACTGAGTCCAGGGAGTTCGAGGACATGGTGAACATCCTGACCTCCAGTTACTTCGACACTGGCTCAGCTGGCTGCTTCACCTACTGCAAACCTCGGCTCGTCTACAGCGAGCTGCTGGAGAAAGAG tttgtggagaagaggagggagatgaagaTGGACGGGAGGACGGATACGGAGCTGGAGGAAAGTTACGGTTTCATGTTGGTTGATGCTCCAAAG GTGCACCAGCTCTGCGAGAACggtctgtgtgtgagtcacagCTGGATCACAGTGCTGGGAAACCCCAGTAAAG GAGTGTATCTGTCCAGGTACTCAGACCTGCTTCAGATTAACTCGTTTACCCCAGGAGCCACAGGGGAGATCATCATCTTCAAAGTGATGAAG GGAAAAGTGAAGAGTATCTATGAAAACATGAAGAACGTTCTGGATCCAACGCCTCGCTTCGACAGCCACATCTTCAAGAACGCCAGCAAAGTCACCTCACTCACGTCCTACCGCTCCTTCGAGTTCACACAG cattaCTTCTACGAGTATTCTTTCGATGAATTGCGGCAGCGACCTCGCCAGGTTTGTCCGTACGCCGTCGTCTCCCTCCTGTTCAAAGGAAAGGACACTCCGCTTCTGAG GATGAACAGTCAGACAACAGAGGGGAGTAAAG AGCGAGCTCAGTTCACAGTGTGGACCGGAGATTTGGTGAAAGGCGACCAGGTTCTCTTCCAGATCTCCCTTCGCTCCTTTTCTCCGCCCTTCCTGCCCCACAGACT ACCAGAGAAGTTGAAAATTGGTTGCGTGATGAGACTTGACCAGGTGACCAAGCTCCTCCCCTCCAGCCTGTTCTCCTACAACCTCTACAACAGCAGCCAAGAAG ttgtggAGGATGGACATTGCTGCAGTCTTCTGGAGGTGATTGACAGAAGTCGGTCAACGACCAACGTGACAAAGCttctgcaggagctggagatgAAGAGAGTG GTTCTGGTGAGTCCACTTTCAGAGCGAGGATTTCTCTTTCTACTCTCCAGTGTTCAGATGGCCTCACCTCCTG AGCGAGAAGGAAACTGGAAGAGGTGTCTTCAggccttgtttgtttttcctgagaGCAGAGACGTTGCCAAATCCA CATCAAGGAGGGCATCCTCTGCCCATGATGCCTCAGTGTCGATGTCTGGTGCCACAGTGATGCCACATCTGAGTACGTTTATCCCAGCGTTGCATCACGCCCTCGTCAAAACCCGTGCTAACCCGGCTCCCGAGCTGTCTGCCGGCGTGGAGCGCCAGGCAAAAGAATACCTCATTGGCCTGAAGGACGGCAAG GTTCGGCAGTACCCCATGGGTGAATACGACTCCAACCAAGATGAGCAAGAAAAGCATTTTCCCGCTCCCAAACACCACAAGGGGAACATGGACTACTATCTGCGCTCCTACCTGCACAGCCCTGCCCTCTACCTGCTGTCAGTGGCCCGGGCCAGGCAGGTGGTGGAGGGGCACTGTGGCCCCGAGGAGCCACAGCAGGTGAGGCCCAGGAAGAGCTGTGCAGGCCAGAGAGAGTCGACGGGGAAGGAGGTGACAGGCAGCTCCAGAGAAGGACATTCCAACACTAAGAAG TTGCAGCAGCTTGTAGACCTGGTTTTGACCTGTAAGAGGAACGCAGAAAATGAGgtgaagagggaggaaggaggagagggatcGCTGAAGGGaccagggaggaagaggaggctggagCAGCAGGCGGCAGCGAGGGCGCTTAAATTCCTGAAGGCAACTCAGGAACCTGGAAGAGATTCCAAGATTCCAG TCGAGGGAAGCCAGGTGTCTTCCTCTCCCGACTCTCTTACATCTGTGATTGGTTCAGTGGGTTTGAGGGACGTTGATCTGAGGGAAGATGGATCTGAGCTTGCTGCCAAACTTCTCATGCTGCTGACAG GCCTCAAACAGGCTGCCAAGGGCCCGGTCAGTCAGGAGGAGGGGCAGAGGGAATCCTCTCCGTTTGATAGGCTGGCCACTAAGCTGGGCTTGCCCACCAACTGTGACATTGACCTGAGGAAGCAGGAAGAGCTTGAG gagcAAACTGCGGGCAGTGTCAGCAGTCTGGAGGGATTCAGTCCTAGCTCGCACAGCGGGGAGATGAATCACCGCGGGGGAAGAGGTCTGGGGAGGGGAACAGTATACGGAgatgacgaggaagaggaggagatcccATGGGTCCTCATCCCCATAACAG GTCTGAGTTCAGATCGCTactctcagagagaaagaaacatcCCTAAGGATCCTCGCTTTCAGCACCTCTCGATGACAACAAGCATCACCACGACAACCAAACCTCCCGGGAAGAGCCCCGCCCTGTCTCCTGAGCTGAGCCCCCCTCCGTCGTCCCTCCAGTGCCCGTCCCCCAGGCTGAGCCCTCCTCCCTTCCCCACTCAGTGCCCATCACCTGACCCCAGTCCTCCCCTTTCACCTTCCCAATGCCCGTCTCCAGAGCccagtccctctctctcaccgTCTCAGTGCCCTTCCCCGGAGCTCAGCCCCCCCACTTCTCCCTCTCAATGCCCGTCTCTTCAGCCTCCACTATCTCCTTCTCAGCACACGTCCCCTTCCCCCTCCCTGTCCCGGTGCCACTCCCCAGAGCCTATGCAGCACATCCCACTTAACAAGGGCGACAGTGGTGCTAATGAGGAGCGTTTAGCCCCCACAGCCTCGACTGAGTTTAAAG CAGGAATGTCCAGGGACAGACGAGAGAAGCCTCAGGAGACGGCAAAGAAGAATGAAGAGCCATCTGTGTTTTCAGCCATCCAGCCAACTGTTCCTCCAGCcccagagaggaggacaagCCCCTCACCACCACTCTCTGTGAAGGAGTATGCAGAGGGAGAAATGCAGGAGATGGTGGAGAGAGATGCAGTGACCCGAGttgaaaaagtacaaaaacaaagGGAAGAAAAAGCCACAGAGTGTAAACGAGATGGGGAAGAGGTGGTAGATGTGGTGGGTGAGGTAGTgggtgaaaagaaacaaaagggaGAAGTGAAGGAAATGGTAGGTGGCTCTTTGTCTTCTCCGTCCGTGTCTTCACCTCTTACACGTCCTCTCAGAGATATTGACAGCATAGTGGACAAACATCTTGGCAACTTCTCCTCTGAgatgcagctcctcctgcaggggGAGAGCATTCACTACAGCTTCCCACAGTCCCCTCACTCCACCTCGAACACAGAAACCACCGCACCtcaacacacactcccacactctTTGTCATCTCAGTTTTCAGAGTATGTGTCTTTATATAACTCCTGTCCCCCTGTGAACGACTATGTCAGCTCTCTAAAGGACGGCATTAACAGCATGTTAATTAAGTTTGGTGACATCGAGCGAAGCCACAATGCAGACACTAGCCGGACCAATGCTGATAACAAGTTGGCTAGCAGTGTAAGCGCTTTTGTGGCCAGCATCCGAGCAGCTAATACAAAAACAGGCAGCGATGATGAGGCTTCGGCTCCCAGTGGTGAACTGACGGCTGCTCATCCCAGTTCTTCAGTCAGTCAAACTCCGGCTCtctccagaggaggtgaagTGTGGCAGCCAGATGCAACCAGACAGTTTCCTGATGCAACAAGCCGCAGGAAATCTCCAACTTCTAATGTCACTGTATCAACTCCTACCTCTGCTTCTGTATCTGTTTACAAGTCTACCGACCCCACCCACTGTCATCCTCCTTCAGACAAGTTATCACAGTCCCACTGGAAACCACAGCAAAGTCACACGTCAGAGATCAACAGAACAGGAGCTCAAAATATCAGACTAACACAAGACAGAAACTTCAGGATCACACAATGTGCGACTGATGTCGAAGCTGGGAGTAGTGGTACAGAGTTGAACTCCAACTTGACTCCCCCGGGGTCCAGCGGTGTTTCTCTGTCCTTACTAGAACCTCCACTCCCTGCCGAGCTGGTCTCCACCTCGGCCTCTGTTTCCCCCTTCGCTCCCCCAACCACAGCACTGAGCTCCTTGATCAACCAGCTGCAGCCAGAGGTGTTCAGCAGTCTGGTGAAGATCATCAAAGATGTcaaaaagaaatccctgcagTTCTACCTccacagcacagaggagagggacCCGCTCCTGGAAGACATCAAG AAACACCTGTTGAAGCAGGGAAACATGGAGAAGAGTCCTGTGGCCTTTCTGAACCATGAAAACCCTGACAACCGACTGCTGGTCATCATCAAGAACAAAGACATCGCTGGACACATACACAAG ATCCCAAACCTGGTTTCTCTGAAGCGACGGCCCTCTGTCGTGTTTGTGGGGATCGATACACTGGGCGACATCAGGAACAACAGCTACAATGAGCTCTTTGTCTCGGGAGGATGCATCGTTTCTGATGAGATGATCCTCAATCCTGACTTCATCAGTCATG GTCAGctggctgagctgctgctgctcctggagCAACAGAGCTCTCTGGAGAGTGTCTGGAAGTGGAAGGTTCACTGCAAAACCCACAAGAAACTAAAAGAACAAGCCAG tttcaGGAGAGAGGCAGCCAACCTACTGGACTTACTTTCAGCCTATCAGAAACGGCAAGTTGTTGAGTTCCTCCCTTATCATCGCTGCGACATGATGAACCATCAGTCGCCCGACCTGGACTGTCTTATCGAGCTCCAGGCCCGCTACACACAGTACCGACACACAATCTTCCTGACCG AGCATTGTCATGAGAGGTTACCTGCCTACACCAGTGGAGGCATCATCGTGGCTGGTATCGAAGAAATTCTGCAAGACTTCACCAGAGTGGTCGGTTACCATGACATCAAGGACAAGCAACCAGCCAAGGACGTTCTGCTGGCAACCAAAG GAGCATGGGCAGAACGCAGACTTGATCTGTGCTCCCTCACAACAGTAAGCGAGAGGATAATGGCagccaacaacagcagcaacccATGTGTTGAATTACATAACTTGGTGCCCCTTGTTATAAGAGAGTTG ACCGGCACCAGGGAAAGAGACCAACCTAACCCTGCAAGCATCCAAGACTCTTCCTGCACCCGCCTCGCCCCCCAAGCTGAAATGGCTGTTTCACAACTGCATACCAGTCCCCTGGCCAATAGTTTCAAGGGACGAGGGGGAGAGGAACAAGGCAACAGCTCAGTGGATCCCGCACCAGAACAAGGACTACATAGACCCGAAAGACAGGAGAATGTTGTGCCCAATGGACAAACTGACAACTACTCTAAATTGATACAACTACTTGGCACTCTTGATGAATCCAAGTCACACTCTGCTCAGTCTGTGCCTCCTCATCACTCGACTCGCTTGCAGTTGTATAATCACCAAGGTCGGAAATTCAAGAACAGGCAACTTTTAGACCCCAGGGTTTGGAAGGACATCTTTTATTTCAGACCAGGCACTGTACCAAAAGACCAGCCATACTATCATCTTGGCGAACGATATCAGGAGCTCCGGGCCACCAgcactgttgtctttgctaGTTTTGCTCGCCCCTGCTCTACTCAGTGGAGGGTAGCCTGTGGAGTTACTTGCTACAACCACCCTGAAGGACCTTGGTGTGAACTCCAATCCGGGGATGGGACCCAGATCTGCATTCTTGCCACTCTCCCCGTGTCAGACACCCCTTAA